The following are from one region of the Alicyclobacillus fastidiosus genome:
- a CDS encoding DUF2243 domain-containing protein, with the protein MNPKSNNQDRTLLGAFLFGFGLIAMIDGIVFHQLLQWHSTYMWHPNRFVQIFSDGVLHAIATAFVVLGAIVLWNSNPTSTSAKNTTLWSGLFLGGGSFNLLDGVFSHHILGIHHVRPGDPNQVTYDLAFDLSAILMLLVGLALHRNAKHVIRS; encoded by the coding sequence TTGAATCCAAAAAGCAATAACCAGGACCGTACGTTGCTTGGAGCATTTCTCTTCGGATTTGGTTTGATCGCGATGATTGATGGTATTGTATTCCACCAATTGTTACAGTGGCACAGCACGTACATGTGGCACCCCAATAGATTTGTCCAAATTTTCAGTGATGGTGTACTGCATGCAATCGCCACAGCTTTCGTAGTTTTAGGAGCGATAGTGCTATGGAATAGTAACCCCACATCAACGTCAGCAAAAAACACGACTCTTTGGAGTGGACTATTTCTTGGTGGCGGATCCTTTAATCTTCTTGACGGTGTATTCTCACATCACATTTTAGGAATTCATCATGTTAGACCCGGAGATCCAAACCAAGTAACGTATGATCTCGCGTTCGACTTATCTGCGATTTTGATGTTGCTAGTTGGACTGGCCCTACATCGTAACGCCAAACACGTAATCCGTTCTTGA
- a CDS encoding cupin domain-containing protein, with protein sequence MEKHEEVKNGVIFPVGERNEAYAQFFVGQSYLKTLIADPKVSVGVGNVTFEPGCRNNWHIHRDGFQLLLVTGGEGWYQEEGKPAQFLKAGDVIVTHDGVKHWHGATKDSWFEHIAITAGRPEWLEPVDDQTYNKL encoded by the coding sequence ATGGAAAAACATGAAGAAGTAAAAAATGGCGTTATTTTCCCAGTGGGAGAGAGAAACGAAGCATATGCACAATTTTTTGTGGGACAAAGTTATCTTAAAACATTAATTGCTGATCCTAAAGTGAGTGTTGGTGTTGGAAATGTGACCTTTGAACCGGGATGCAGAAATAACTGGCATATTCATCGTGATGGATTTCAACTTTTGTTAGTAACGGGTGGCGAAGGTTGGTACCAAGAAGAAGGAAAACCTGCTCAATTCTTAAAAGCTGGTGATGTTATTGTTACCCATGATGGTGTAAAACACTGGCATGGTGCGACAAAAGACAGCTGGTTTGAACACATTGCAATCACTGCGGGTAGACCGGAATGGTTGGAACCCGTCGATGATCAAACCTATAACAAATTATAA